A window of Pan paniscus chromosome 10, NHGRI_mPanPan1-v2.0_pri, whole genome shotgun sequence contains these coding sequences:
- the C3AR1 gene encoding C3a anaphylatoxin chemotactic receptor, with the protein MASFSAETNSTDLLSQPWNEPPVILSMVILSLTFLLGLPGNGLVLWVAGLKMQRTVNTIWFLHLTLADLLCCLSLPFSLAHLALQGQWPYGRFLCKLIPSIIVLNMFASVFLLTAISLDRCLVVFKPIWCQNHRNVGTACSICGCIWVVAFVMCIPVFVYREIFTTDNHNRCGYQFGLSSSLDYPDFYGDPLENRSLENIVQPPGEMNDRLDLSSFQTNDHPWTVPTVFQPQTFQRPSADSLPRDSARLTSQNLYSNVFKPADVVSPKIPSGFPIEDHETSPLDNSDAFLSTHLKLFPSTSSNSFYESELPQGFQDYYNLGQFTDDNQVPTPLVAITITRLVVGFLLPSVIMIACYSFIVFRMQRGRFAKSQSKTFRVAVVVVAVFLVCWTPYHIFGVLSLLTDPETPLGKTLMSWDHVCIALASANSCFNPFLYALLGKDFRKKARQSIQGILEAAFSEELTRSTHCPSNNVISERNSTTV; encoded by the coding sequence ATGGCGTCTTTCTCTGCTGAGACCAATTCAACTGACCTACTCTCACAGCCATGGAATGAGCCCCCAGTAATTCTCTCCATGGTCATTCTCAGCCTTACTTTTTTACTGGGATTGCCAGGCAATGGGCTGGTGCTGTGGGTGGCTGGCCTGAAGATGCAGCGGACAGTGAACACAATTTGGTTCCTCCACCTCACCTTGGCGGACCTCCTCTGCTGCCTCTCCTTGCCCTTCTCGCTGGCTCACTTGGCTCTCCAGGGACAGTGGCCCTACGGCAGGTTCCTATGCAAGCTCATCCCCTCCATCATTGTCCTCAACATGTTTGCCAGTGTCTTCCTGCTTACTGCCATTAGCCTGGATCGCTGTCTTGTGGTATTCAAGCCAATCTGGTGTCAGAATCATCGCAATGTAGGGACGGCCTGCTCTATCTGTGGATGTATCTGGGTGGTGGCTTTTGTGATGTGCATTCCTGTGTTCGTGTACCGGGAAATCTTCACTACAGACAACCATAATAGATGTGGCTACCAATTTGGTCTCTCCAGCTCATTAGATTATCCAGACTTTTATGGAGATCCACTAGAAAACAGGTCTCTTGAAAACATTGTTCAGCCGCCTGGAGAAATGAATGATAGGTTAGATCTTTCCTCTTTCCAAACAAATGATCATCCTTGGACAGTCCCCACTGTCTTCCAACCTCAAACATTTCAAAGACCTTCTGCAGATTCACTCCCTAGGGATTCTGCTAGATTAACAAGTCAAAATCTGTATTCTAATGTATTTAAACCTGCTGATGTGGTCTCACCTAAAATCCCCAGTGGGTTTCCTATTGAAGATCACGAAACTAGCCCACTGGATAACTCTGATGCTTTTCTCTCTACTCATTTAAAGCTGTTCCCTAGCACTTCTAGCAATTCCTTCTACGAGTCTGAGCTACCACAAGGTTTCCAGGATTATTACAATTTAGGCCAATTCACAGATGACAATCAAGTGCCAACACCCCTCGTGGCAATAACGATCACTAGGCTAGTGGTGGGTTTCCTGCTGCCCTCTGTTATCATGATAGCCTGTTACAGCTTCATTGTCTTCCGAATGCAAAGGGGCCGCTTCGCCAAGTCTCAGAGCAAAACCTTTCGAGTGGCCGTGGTGGTGGTGGCTGTCTTTCTTGTCTGCTGGACTCCATACCACATTTTTGGAGTCCTGTCATTGCTTACTGACCCAGAAACTCCCTTGGGGAAAACTCTGATGTCCTGGGATCATGTATGCATTGCTCTAGCATCTGCCAATAGTTGCTTTAATCCCTTCCTTTATGCCCTCTTGGGGAAAGATTTTAGGAAGAAAGCAAGGCAGTCCATTCAGGGAATTCTGGAGGCAGCCTTCAGTGAGGAGCTCACACGTTCTACCCACTGTCCCTCAAACAATGTCATTTCAGAAAGAAATAGTACAACTGTGTGA